One Novosphingobium sp. G106 DNA segment encodes these proteins:
- a CDS encoding DeoR/GlpR family DNA-binding transcription regulator, whose protein sequence is MHAEQRERLILDAIEASGFITYRDLEARLEASPATIRRDLTRLEKAGAIVRVHGGAKPAADSKAGRLVGTPFEQSITQNLARKQAIGRAAAALCTPGEAVMIDGGTTTLQMCPHLDGLDLQVLTNSLHIIEALLPQLGTRLLVPSGVIFREQNIILAPHGEESMPRFHAPKLFMGAAAVAAQGVMQQDVILVAAERRLIDRAEQLILLVDSSKFRSTSGAIVCELGEVDVLVTDSGISPDMADMVRKTGVELIIAV, encoded by the coding sequence ATGCACGCAGAACAACGCGAACGACTGATCCTCGATGCCATCGAAGCGAGCGGCTTCATCACCTATCGCGACCTCGAAGCGCGCCTCGAGGCCTCACCTGCAACGATCCGCCGCGACCTGACGCGACTGGAGAAAGCGGGCGCCATCGTCCGCGTCCACGGCGGTGCCAAGCCTGCAGCCGACAGCAAGGCCGGCCGCCTCGTCGGCACGCCGTTCGAGCAGTCGATCACGCAGAACCTCGCGCGCAAGCAGGCGATCGGTCGCGCCGCCGCTGCGTTGTGCACGCCCGGCGAAGCGGTGATGATCGACGGCGGCACGACGACGCTGCAGATGTGCCCGCATCTCGACGGACTCGACCTCCAGGTCCTGACCAATTCGCTGCACATCATCGAGGCGCTGCTGCCCCAGCTTGGCACGCGGCTGCTGGTGCCTTCGGGCGTGATCTTCCGCGAGCAGAACATCATCCTCGCCCCGCACGGCGAGGAATCCATGCCGCGCTTCCATGCGCCCAAGCTGTTCATGGGCGCCGCCGCTGTCGCGGCGCAGGGCGTGATGCAGCAGGACGTTATCCTCGTCGCCGCCGAGCGCCGCCTGATCGATCGTGCCGAGCAACTGATCCTGCTGGTCGACAGTTCGAAGTTTCGCTCGACGTCAGGCGCGATCGTCTGTGAGCTCGGCGAGGTCGACGTACTGGTAACCGACAGCGGTATTTCGCCGGACATGGCCGACATGGTGCGAAAGACGGGCGTAGAGCTGATCATCGCGGTCTAG
- a CDS encoding FGGY-family carbohydrate kinase: MSEAFAIVVDIGKTMSKVTLWSCEGAMLDRQVHPNAVVESNGLRRLDVSGIGEWLIEALMAYGGKPIEYVIPVVHGAGVAGIIDDGLAFPPLDYEQVIPGEVLAAYRRERDPFPVTGSPALPDGLNFGAQLYWLERLDPRMDRATLLPWAQYWSWFFSGEAVSEVTSLGCHSDLWSPTKGRLSPMAERLGWAQRFAPLRPAGEVVGTLRPKLAARTGLPASVKVLAGLHDSNAALLAAGGFTEIADNETTVLSTGTWFIAMRLPGEPVDLANLPEARDCLVNVDIHGRPVPSARFMGGREIETLIELDTRRIDIKPDQPALLAAAPQAIEAGVMVLPTLAPGFGPFPQGETCWIGEPQNDFARRAAASLYAALVTDASLDLIGSRERLLVEGRFAEAEVFVRALAALRPGTLVYTANAHNDVSFGALRLVNPALRPQGELRLFEPLPGDLAAYRARWRAAIGG, encoded by the coding sequence TTGAGCGAGGCGTTCGCCATCGTCGTCGACATCGGCAAGACCATGAGCAAGGTCACGCTCTGGTCGTGCGAAGGCGCGATGCTCGACCGTCAGGTGCACCCGAACGCGGTAGTGGAGAGCAATGGCCTACGCCGGCTCGACGTATCGGGTATCGGCGAGTGGCTGATCGAAGCGCTGATGGCGTATGGCGGCAAGCCGATCGAATATGTGATCCCAGTCGTTCATGGGGCCGGTGTCGCGGGCATCATCGACGATGGCCTGGCCTTCCCGCCGCTCGACTACGAGCAGGTCATTCCCGGCGAGGTTCTGGCAGCCTATCGGCGCGAACGCGATCCGTTTCCCGTCACCGGCTCGCCCGCGCTGCCCGATGGACTGAACTTCGGCGCACAGCTCTATTGGCTAGAACGGCTCGATCCGCGGATGGACCGGGCGACACTACTGCCCTGGGCTCAATATTGGAGCTGGTTCTTCTCGGGCGAGGCCGTCAGCGAGGTGACAAGCCTCGGCTGTCACAGCGACCTGTGGAGCCCAACCAAAGGCCGGCTCTCGCCCATGGCGGAGCGGCTAGGCTGGGCGCAGCGTTTCGCGCCGTTGCGGCCGGCCGGAGAGGTCGTCGGCACGCTCAGGCCAAAGTTGGCTGCTCGCACCGGTCTTCCCGCGAGCGTGAAAGTCCTAGCCGGCCTGCACGATTCCAACGCCGCGCTGCTGGCGGCGGGGGGCTTTACCGAGATCGCGGACAACGAGACGACAGTCCTCTCGACCGGCACCTGGTTCATCGCGATGCGGCTGCCTGGCGAGCCCGTCGACCTGGCGAACCTGCCCGAAGCGCGCGATTGCCTGGTCAACGTCGATATCCATGGCCGCCCCGTCCCCTCGGCCCGGTTCATGGGCGGGCGCGAGATCGAAACCCTGATCGAGCTCGACACCCGGCGGATCGACATCAAGCCCGATCAGCCGGCCTTGCTCGCCGCAGCGCCGCAAGCGATCGAAGCCGGCGTCATGGTCCTGCCTACGCTGGCACCCGGCTTCGGCCCATTCCCGCAAGGCGAGACCTGCTGGATCGGCGAACCGCAGAACGACTTCGCCCGCCGCGCCGCCGCATCGCTTTACGCGGCGCTGGTTACCGACGCGTCGCTCGACCTGATCGGCTCGCGCGAGCGACTGCTCGTCGAAGGCCGCTTCGCTGAAGCCGAAGTCTTCGTCCGCGCGCTGGCGGCGCTGCGGCCCGGAACCCTGGTCTATACCGCCAACGCGCACAACGACGTCTCGTTCGGCGCGTTGCGGCTCGTCAATCCCGCACTGCGACCACAGGGAGAGCTACGGCTATTCGAGCCACTTCCCGGTGACCTTGCCGCCTATCGCGCGCGCTGGCGCGCAGCAATCGGAGGCTAG
- a CDS encoding Gfo/Idh/MocA family protein produces MKPIRYGMIGGGRGAFIGGVHRTAAAIAGNWQLVAGALSSTPEKARASGAEIGLPEDRTYGSWAEMLERESALPAEQRIEAVSIVTPNHMHAPPAIAAMEAGFDVIIDKPLADSLDQARAIADAAARTGRKIAVTHTYTGYPLVKLARKLVAGREFGGVRRVMVQYTQDWLSRATDLEDNKQAEWRVDPARSGDAGAFGDIGTHAANLVEFITGERIAALCAELNMLPGRRIDDDGAALFRLAGGGKGTLTASQVCVGDMNDLAIAVYCEEAGLHWRQEQPNTLTIKRRDRPDEVYHAGANRAYLPGDIVAIQRTPGGHPEGYLEAFANIYRAFGEQLRGAPAPAGEPGYATMADALAGMNFLRAALQSSRDGAAWIDL; encoded by the coding sequence ATGAAACCCATTCGCTATGGCATGATCGGCGGCGGCCGGGGCGCCTTCATAGGCGGCGTCCATCGCACCGCAGCGGCGATCGCGGGCAACTGGCAACTCGTGGCGGGCGCGCTATCGTCGACCCCTGAGAAGGCAAGGGCCTCGGGCGCGGAGATCGGCCTGCCCGAAGATCGCACCTACGGCTCCTGGGCCGAGATGCTGGAGCGCGAGAGCGCCCTCCCCGCCGAGCAGCGGATCGAGGCGGTCTCGATCGTCACTCCCAACCACATGCACGCGCCGCCCGCGATCGCAGCGATGGAAGCGGGCTTCGACGTGATCATCGACAAGCCGCTGGCGGACTCGCTGGACCAGGCCAGGGCCATCGCCGACGCCGCCGCGCGTACCGGCCGGAAGATCGCCGTCACCCACACCTACACCGGCTATCCGCTGGTCAAGCTCGCGCGCAAGCTGGTGGCTGGCCGCGAGTTCGGCGGGGTGCGGCGCGTCATGGTCCAATATACGCAGGACTGGCTCTCGCGCGCCACCGATCTCGAAGACAACAAGCAGGCCGAATGGCGCGTCGATCCAGCGCGGTCGGGCGATGCCGGGGCTTTCGGCGACATCGGCACCCATGCTGCGAACCTCGTCGAATTCATCACCGGCGAGCGCATTGCCGCGCTTTGCGCCGAGCTCAACATGCTGCCCGGGCGCCGCATCGATGACGACGGGGCCGCGCTGTTCCGCCTGGCGGGCGGCGGCAAGGGCACGCTGACAGCGAGCCAGGTCTGCGTCGGCGACATGAACGATCTCGCCATCGCGGTCTATTGCGAAGAGGCCGGGCTGCACTGGCGCCAGGAACAGCCCAACACCCTGACGATCAAGCGCCGAGACCGTCCCGACGAGGTCTATCACGCCGGTGCCAACCGCGCCTATCTACCCGGCGACATCGTCGCGATCCAGCGCACGCCGGGCGGTCATCCCGAAGGCTACCTTGAGGCCTTCGCCAACATCTACCGCGCCTTTGGCGAGCAACTCCGCGGTGCTCCGGCGCCAGCGGGCGAGCCCGGCTACGCCACGATGGCAGATGCCCTGGCCGGCATGAACTTCCTGCGCGCCGCGCTCCAGTCCAGCCGCGACGGTGCTGCCTGGATCGACCTCTGA
- a CDS encoding ThuA domain-containing protein → MARKIIKWILWALLALLVLFGIQLARNWDTIRRTMLGGLHVYETTPPALPADIKRPAILVFSKTNGFRHEEAIPAANGLFAQMAKDNGWGYFQTENGAAFDPAILSRFDAVVFNNVSGDVFTPHQRQALKSYIENGGGFVGIHGAGGDFSYDWRWYVDDLIGAQFKGHPLGPQFQQATVRVEDKAHPAMQGLPESWQRVDEWYSFDKAPRRPGYHVLLTLDERTFANHKMMGKDLTMGADHPIAWWHCVGKGRVLYSAMGHQAAAYAEPEYRAMLRGAIDWALHGKDCAAPVTGQEQPR, encoded by the coding sequence GTGGCACGAAAGATCATCAAGTGGATCCTCTGGGCGCTGCTGGCCCTGCTGGTCCTGTTCGGCATCCAGCTCGCGCGGAACTGGGACACGATCCGGCGCACGATGCTGGGCGGCCTCCACGTCTACGAGACGACGCCCCCTGCCCTGCCTGCGGACATCAAGCGGCCGGCGATCCTGGTCTTCTCCAAGACCAACGGCTTCCGCCATGAGGAAGCGATCCCCGCGGCCAATGGGCTGTTCGCACAGATGGCCAAGGACAACGGCTGGGGCTATTTCCAGACCGAAAATGGCGCGGCTTTCGATCCCGCAATCCTCTCGCGCTTCGACGCCGTGGTGTTCAACAACGTCAGCGGCGACGTCTTCACACCGCATCAGCGCCAAGCGCTGAAGAGCTACATCGAGAACGGCGGCGGCTTCGTCGGCATTCATGGCGCGGGCGGGGACTTCTCCTACGACTGGCGCTGGTACGTCGACGATCTGATAGGCGCGCAGTTCAAGGGTCACCCGTTGGGTCCGCAGTTCCAGCAGGCGACGGTCCGTGTCGAGGATAAGGCGCATCCGGCCATGCAGGGCCTGCCCGAGAGCTGGCAGCGCGTCGACGAATGGTATTCGTTCGACAAGGCGCCGCGACGCCCCGGCTATCACGTCCTGCTGACGCTCGATGAGCGGACTTTCGCCAACCACAAGATGATGGGCAAGGACCTGACGATGGGCGCCGACCACCCGATCGCCTGGTGGCACTGCGTGGGCAAGGGCCGCGTGCTCTACTCGGCGATGGGACACCAGGCCGCGGCCTACGCCGAGCCCGAATACCGCGCGATGCTGCGGGGCGCGATCGACTGGGCGCTGCACGGCAAGGACTGCGCCGCGCCTGTCACCGGACAGGAGCAGCCACGATGA
- a CDS encoding TIM barrel protein yields the protein MTNLPLSDELIAEANAREIEALEEDYAALGRKLARSSVAIDAIRDRVAGFSVAVPTWGAGRGGTRFSKFPIAGEPTNIHEKLEDCAVINQLSRITPRVSPHFPWDKVSDYKALRDEAASLGLGFDVVNSNTFQDQPGQVQTYATGSLSSTVEATRQQAVEHNIECIEIGVELGARDLTVWVGDGTNFPGQQDFTRSLDRYLEAAAQVYAALPDGWRMLLEHKMFEPAFYSSVISDWGSSILSAQELGPKAKCLVDLGHHAPNTNIEQIVARLHRFGKLGGFHFNDSKYGDDDLDSGSINPHQLFLVFNELVEAEQHPRDNFDPAYMIDQSHNVTDPIESMLSSAEAIAGSFAKALLVDREALHAAQDANDTMMAFQALRRAYTIDVGPILAKARLEAGGAIDVLGTYRESRWRERKAQKRKPVGLGAGIV from the coding sequence ATGACGAACCTGCCGCTCTCCGACGAGCTGATCGCCGAAGCCAACGCGCGCGAGATCGAGGCGCTGGAAGAAGACTATGCGGCGCTGGGCCGCAAGCTGGCGCGCAGCAGCGTTGCCATCGACGCGATCAGGGACCGCGTTGCCGGTTTCTCGGTCGCGGTGCCGACGTGGGGCGCCGGGCGGGGCGGTACGCGCTTCTCCAAGTTCCCGATCGCAGGTGAGCCTACGAATATTCACGAGAAGCTGGAGGACTGTGCGGTCATCAACCAGCTCAGCCGTATTACGCCGCGCGTGAGCCCGCATTTCCCCTGGGACAAGGTTAGCGATTATAAGGCTTTGCGAGATGAAGCTGCGAGCCTGGGTTTGGGTTTTGACGTGGTCAATTCGAATACCTTCCAGGATCAGCCGGGCCAGGTGCAGACCTATGCCACCGGCTCGCTCTCCTCGACCGTCGAGGCGACGCGCCAGCAGGCGGTCGAGCATAACATCGAGTGCATCGAGATCGGCGTAGAGCTCGGTGCGCGGGATCTCACCGTCTGGGTCGGCGACGGCACCAATTTTCCCGGCCAGCAGGATTTCACCCGCTCGCTCGACCGTTATCTCGAAGCGGCTGCCCAGGTTTATGCCGCGCTTCCAGATGGTTGGCGCATGCTCCTCGAGCACAAGATGTTCGAGCCGGCGTTCTATTCCTCGGTGATCTCGGACTGGGGCAGCTCGATCCTCTCTGCCCAGGAACTGGGGCCCAAGGCCAAGTGCCTCGTCGATCTAGGGCACCACGCGCCAAATACCAACATCGAGCAGATCGTCGCCCGGCTGCATCGCTTCGGCAAGCTCGGCGGCTTCCATTTCAATGACAGCAAGTACGGCGACGACGATCTCGATTCTGGCTCGATCAACCCGCACCAGCTGTTCCTGGTATTTAACGAATTGGTCGAGGCGGAGCAGCATCCGCGCGACAATTTCGATCCGGCCTATATGATCGACCAGTCGCACAATGTGACCGATCCGATCGAGTCCATGCTGTCCTCGGCCGAGGCGATCGCAGGGAGCTTCGCCAAGGCGCTGCTGGTCGATCGTGAGGCGCTGCATGCGGCGCAGGACGCCAACGACACGATGATGGCGTTCCAGGCGCTGCGCCGGGCCTACACGATCGACGTCGGCCCGATCCTGGCCAAGGCGCGCCTCGAAGCGGGCGGCGCGATCGACGTGCTCGGCACCTACCGCGAGAGCCGCTGGCGCGAACGCAAGGCGCAGAAGCGCAAGCCCGTGGGGCTGGGCGCCGGGATCGTCTGA
- a CDS encoding bifunctional rhamnulose-1-phosphate aldolase/short-chain dehydrogenase: MGQRFGRRHRLDGFATLYQSRLLSLEAHYAGPEDDDKMVGFLPHCTFNLNARAASIDTPLHALLPFAHLDHVHPDAIIALAASAGGETATRDIWGGRIGWLPWKRPGYTLGIQLRDYVRANPGLEGVMLAGHGIICWGDSAKTCYEHTIGLIADAANFLNRKLAGKPAFGGAVLKSPSQDRAAVAADLMPRLRGLMTGTRRKVGHFSDDSETLEFVNSRDFEHLAAVGTSCPDHFLRTKIAPLTLDPAKLRDDGYLAAKLAEYRVMYAAYYERCKRPNSPAMRDANPVVVLVPGLGRITFATDKTTARLAGEFYGNAINVMRGAEAIGGYIGLDEQEAFDIEYWLLEEAKLQRVPAPKPMVGRIALVTGGAGGIGAASAARLLADGACVMLADHDAAALEDIRAAFAKRFGKDVVRAAVCDVTDEAQVQAAFDACAREFGGLDILVANAGVASSAPIEETTVDLWNRNYSVLAEGYFLTSRAAWPLLKRMKEQGGSAVVFIGSKNGVAAATNASAYASAKAAANHLARCLALEGAPEGIRVNVVNPDAVIRGSKIWDGDWRQERAGAHGIDPGDELEAHYRNRSMLKRDVLPEDIAEAVYFLASDMSAKSTGNMINVDAGNAQAFTR, translated from the coding sequence GTGGGTCAAAGGTTCGGGCGGCGACATCGGCTCGATGGCTTCGCCACGCTCTACCAGTCCAGGCTGCTCTCTCTGGAAGCGCACTACGCAGGCCCCGAGGATGACGACAAGATGGTCGGTTTCCTGCCTCACTGTACCTTCAATCTCAACGCGCGCGCAGCCTCGATCGATACGCCGCTGCATGCGCTGCTGCCTTTCGCCCATCTCGACCACGTTCACCCCGATGCGATCATCGCGCTGGCCGCGAGTGCAGGCGGCGAGACGGCGACGCGCGATATCTGGGGCGGGCGGATCGGCTGGCTGCCGTGGAAGCGGCCGGGTTATACGCTGGGCATCCAGCTTCGCGACTATGTCAGGGCCAATCCCGGCCTCGAGGGCGTCATGCTGGCCGGCCACGGGATCATCTGCTGGGGTGACAGCGCGAAGACCTGCTACGAGCATACGATCGGCCTGATCGCCGATGCGGCTAATTTCCTGAATCGCAAGCTTGCCGGGAAGCCGGCATTCGGTGGAGCGGTCCTGAAATCTCCCTCTCAGGATCGCGCTGCCGTGGCTGCCGACCTTATGCCGCGCCTTCGCGGTCTGATGACCGGGACACGGCGTAAGGTCGGCCATTTTTCCGATGATTCGGAAACGCTTGAATTCGTCAATTCACGCGACTTCGAGCATCTGGCGGCGGTCGGCACCTCATGCCCCGACCATTTCCTGCGCACCAAGATCGCCCCGCTGACGCTCGATCCGGCGAAGTTGCGGGACGACGGCTATCTGGCAGCAAAGCTGGCGGAATATCGGGTGATGTATGCTGCCTACTACGAGCGCTGCAAAAGGCCCAATTCCCCGGCGATGCGCGATGCGAACCCCGTGGTCGTGCTGGTGCCGGGCCTCGGCCGGATCACTTTCGCCACCGACAAGACCACCGCACGGCTCGCGGGCGAATTCTATGGCAATGCGATCAATGTGATGCGTGGGGCCGAAGCGATTGGTGGCTATATCGGCCTCGACGAGCAGGAAGCTTTCGACATCGAGTACTGGCTGCTCGAGGAAGCCAAGCTCCAGCGCGTGCCGGCGCCCAAGCCGATGGTCGGGCGCATCGCACTGGTAACCGGCGGCGCGGGTGGCATCGGTGCGGCCTCCGCCGCGCGGCTGCTGGCGGATGGCGCCTGCGTCATGCTGGCCGACCATGATGCTGCAGCGTTGGAAGATATCCGCGCCGCTTTCGCCAAGCGTTTCGGCAAGGATGTCGTCCGCGCTGCCGTTTGCGACGTGACCGACGAGGCCCAGGTTCAGGCCGCCTTCGACGCCTGCGCGCGCGAATTTGGCGGGCTCGACATTCTGGTCGCCAACGCCGGCGTCGCCTCCTCCGCGCCGATCGAGGAAACCACGGTCGACCTCTGGAACCGCAACTACAGCGTGCTGGCCGAAGGCTACTTCCTCACCAGCCGCGCCGCCTGGCCGCTGCTCAAGCGGATGAAAGAGCAGGGCGGCAGCGCGGTGGTCTTCATCGGCTCGAAGAACGGCGTGGCCGCGGCGACCAATGCGAGCGCCTATGCCTCGGCCAAGGCGGCAGCGAACCACCTTGCGCGCTGCCTGGCGCTCGAAGGCGCGCCCGAGGGCATTCGCGTCAACGTGGTCAATCCGGACGCGGTGATCCGCGGTTCGAAGATCTGGGACGGCGATTGGCGCCAGGAGCGCGCTGGCGCTCACGGCATCGATCCGGGCGACGAACTGGAAGCGCATTATCGCAACCGCTCGATGCTGAAGCGCGACGTGCTGCCCGAGGACATCGCCGAGGCCGTCTATTTCCTCGCGAGCGACATGTCGGCGAAGTCCACCGGCAACATGATAAACGTCGACGCCGGGAACGCCCAGGCATTTACCCGCTAG
- a CDS encoding c-type cytochrome, producing MKLHRLLPIAVLTLVAAPSFAADKPDGAVLYRQRCASCHGAPDRPSTLAPNLTGVVGRKAASTAFNYSTALKASGLTWNRANLDRFMTAPARMVPGTKMVISVTDPAQRAAVLDYLASRR from the coding sequence GTGAAACTCCATCGTCTTTTGCCGATTGCCGTGCTGACGCTTGTCGCGGCGCCATCGTTCGCGGCGGACAAGCCCGACGGCGCCGTTCTCTATCGCCAGCGCTGTGCCTCGTGCCACGGCGCGCCCGATCGTCCGTCGACGCTCGCCCCAAACCTGACCGGCGTGGTCGGACGCAAGGCGGCGTCGACGGCGTTCAACTACTCCACCGCGCTCAAGGCATCTGGCCTGACCTGGAACCGCGCCAATCTCGACCGCTTCATGACGGCGCCGGCACGAATGGTGCCGGGCACGAAGATGGTCATCAGCGTGACCGACCCGGCGCAGCGGGCTGCAGTGCTCGACTATCTCGCCAGCCGGCGCTGA